The following proteins are co-located in the Ailuropoda melanoleuca isolate Jingjing chromosome 13, ASM200744v2, whole genome shotgun sequence genome:
- the LHX1 gene encoding LIM/homeobox protein Lhx1, with protein sequence MVHCAGCKRPILDRFLLNVLDRAWHVKCVQCCECKCNLTEKCFSREGKLYCKNDFFRCFGTKCAGCAQGISPSDLVRRARSKVFHLNCFTCMMCNKQLSTGEELYIIDENKFVCKEDYLSNSSVAKENSLHSATTGSDPSLSPDSQDPSQDDAKDSESANVSDKEGGSNENDDQNLGAKRRGPRTTIKAKQLETLKAAFAATPKPTRHIREQLAQETGLNMRVIQVWFQNRRSKERRMKQLSALGARRHAFFRSPRRMRPLVDRLEPGELIPNGPFSFYGDYQGEYYGPGGNYDFFPQGPPSSQAQTPVDLPFVPSSGPSGTPLGGLEHPLPGHHPSSEAQRFTDILAHPPGDSPSPEPSLPGPLHSMSAEVFGPSPPFSTLSVNGGASYGNHLSHPPEMNEAAVW encoded by the exons ATGGTGCACTGTGCCGGCTGCAAAAGGCCCATCCTGGACCGCTTCCTCTTGAACGTGCTGGACAGGGCCTGGCATGTCAAGTGCGTCCAGTGCTGTGAATGTAAATGCAACCTGACCGAGAAGTGCTTCTCCCGGGAAGGCAAGCTCTACTGCAAGAACGACTTTTTCCG GTGTTTCGGTACCAAATGCGCGGGCTGCGCACAGGGCATCTCCCCTAGCGACCTGGTGCGGAGAGCGCGGAGCAAAGTGTTTCATCTAAACTGCTTCACCTGCATGATGTGTAACAAGCAGCTCTCCACTGGCGAGGAGCTCTATATCATCGACGAGAACAAATTTGTCTGCAAAGAGGATTACCTAAGCAACAGCAGCGTCGCCAAAGAGAACAGTCTCCACTCAG CCACCACAGGCAGTGACCCCAGTTTGTCTCCAGACTCCCAAGACCCATCACAGGATGATGCCAAGGACTCGGAGAGCGCCAACGTATCGGACAAGGAAGGGGGCAGCAACGAGAATGACGACCAGAACCTGGGCGCCAAGCGGCGGGGGCCGCGCACCACCATCAAGGCGAAGCAGCTGGAAACTCTGAAGGCAGCCTTCGCTGCTACTCCCAAGCCCACGCGCCATATCCGGGAGCAGCTGGCTCAGGAGACTGGCCTCAACATGCGTGTCATCCAG GTCTGGTTCCAGAACAGACGCTCCAAGGAACGGAGGATGAAGCAGTTGAGCGCGCTGGGCGCCAGGCGCCACGCCTTCTTCCGCAGTCCGCGCCGGATGCGGCCGCTCGTGGACCGCCTGGAGCCGGGCGAGCTCATCCCCAACGGGCCCTTCTCCTTCTACGGAG ATTACCAGGGCGAGTACTACGGGCCCGGGGGCAACTACGACTTCTTCCCCCAAGGCCCCCCGTCCTCGCAGGCGCAGACGCCAGTGGACCTGCCCTTCGTGCCGTCGTCCGGGCCCTCCGGGACGCCCCTGGGCGGCCTGGAGCACCCGCTGCCCGGCCACCACCCGTCGAGCGAGGCGCAGCGGTTCACCGACATCCTGGCGCATCCCCCCGGGGACTCgcccagccctgagcccagccTGCCTGGCCCTCTACACTCAATGTCGGCGGAGGTCTTCGGGCCCAGCCCGCCCTTCTCAACGCTGTCGGTCAACGGCGGGGCGAGCTATGGGAACCACCTGTCTCACCCCCCCGAAATGAACGAGGCGGCCGTGTGGTAG